The Procambarus clarkii isolate CNS0578487 chromosome 56, FALCON_Pclarkii_2.0, whole genome shotgun sequence genome includes a region encoding these proteins:
- the LOC138353197 gene encoding threonine-rich protein-like produces the protein MWECLPLTPVADLPVITDLPVITDLPVITDLPVITDLPVITDLPVITDLPVITDSPVITDLPVITDSPVITDSPVITDLPVITDLPVITDSPVITDSPVITDSPVITDSPVITDLPVITDSPVITDSPVITDSPVITDSPVITDSPVITDLPVITDSPVITDSPVITDSPVITDSPVITDSPVIKGLTGNFTLIVKTKSKRFI, from the coding sequence ACTTACCGGTAATCACAGACTTACCGGTAATCACAGACTTACCGGTAATCACAGACTTACCGGTAATCACAGACTTACCGGTAATCACAGACTTACCGGTAATCACAGACTTACCGGTAATCACAGACTCACCGGTAATCACAGACTTACCGGTAATCACAGACTCACCGGTAATCACAGACTCACCGGTAATCACAGACTTACCGGTAATCACAGACTTACCGGTAATCACAGACTCACCGGTAATCACAGACTCACCAGTAATCACAGACTCACCGGTAATCACAGACTCACCGGTAATCACAGACTTACCGGTAATCACAGACTCACCGGTAATCACAGACTCACCGGTAATCACAGACTCACCAGTAATCACAGACTCACCGGTAATCACAGACTCACCGGTAATCACAGACTTACCGGTAATCACAGACTCACCGGTAATCACAGACTCACCGGTAATCACAGACTCACCAGTAATCACAGACTCACCGGTAATCACAGACTCACCGGTAATCAAAGGACTCACCGGTAATTTCACTCTCATcgttaaaacaaaatctaaacgcTTTATTTAA